Proteins encoded together in one Lathyrus oleraceus cultivar Zhongwan6 chromosome 5, CAAS_Psat_ZW6_1.0, whole genome shotgun sequence window:
- the LOC127082902 gene encoding ABC transporter D family member 1, translating to MPSLQLLKLTQHGQSFLASRRKAILLASGILIAGGTAAYMQSRFRVNKRGLFGHCNEHNNNKEVTKEEVINDSTAPKNKQKKGGLKSLQVLTAILLSEMGQLGVKNLLALVATVVLRTALSNRLAKVQGFLFRAAFLRRAPLFFRLISENIILCFLLSTIHSTSKYITGTLGLHFRKLLTKLIHSHYFENMVYYKISHVDGRIANPEQRIASDVPKFCSELSEIVQDDLTAVADGLLYTWRLCSYASPKYVFWILAYVLGAGAAIRNFSPSFGKLMSTEQQLEGEYRQLHSRLRTHSESIAFYGGEKREEAHIQQKFKTLVGHMSRVLHDHWWFGMIQDFLLKYLGATFAVILIIEPFFSGHLRPDSSTLGRAEMLSNLRYHTSVIVSLFQSLGTLSISARRLNRLSGYADRICELLAISRELSLVDDKSSLQRKGSKNCISEANYIEFSNVKVVTPTGNVLVDDLTLKVEPGSNLLITGPNGSGKSSLFRVLGGLWPLISGHIVKPGIGSDLNKEIFYVPQRPYTAVGTLRDQLIYPLTANQEVEPLTDYGMVELLKNVDLEYLLDRYPSEKEVNWGDELSLGEQQRLGMARLFYHKPKFAILDECTSAVTTDMEERFCAKVRAMGTSCITISHRPALVAFHDVVLSLDGEGGWSVNYRREDSSSEMGIDTMKTSETNRKNDAKAVQRAFAMSKTDSTFSSSKAESYISDVICSSPSTNHTILPYTVPQLHGNTRIFPLRVAAMCKVLVPTVFDKQGAQLLAVALLVVSRTWVSDRIASLNGTTVKFVLEQDKVAFIRLIGLSVLQSAASSFIAPSIRHLTARLALGWRIRLTQHLLQNYLRSNVFYKVFHMASKSVDADQRITQDLEKLTTDLSGLVTGLVKPSVDILWFTWRMKMLTGQRGVAILYVYMLLGLGFLRTVTPDFGDLISQEQQFEGIFRFMHERLCTHAESVAFFGGGAREKSMVESRFKDLLAHSQYLLKKKWLFGILDDFITKQLPHNVTWLLSLFYAMEHKGDRASISTQGELAHALRFLASVVSQSFLAFGDILELNRKLVELSGGVNRIFELEELLDAAHSGELINGGAISSVRDYHSKDVISFSNVNIITPSEKMLARELTCDVELGGSLLVTGPNGSGKSSIFRVLRGLWPIASGRLSRPSEGVDQDAASGCGIFYVPQRPYTCLGTLRDQIIYPLSRDEAEFRALKMYGKGEKHPDTVKLLDKHLEVILEDVRLNYLLERDTNGWDANLNWEDTLSLGEQQRLGMARLFFHKPKFGILDECTNATSVDVEEHLYGLAKKMDITVITSSQRPALIPFHSMELRLIDGEGNWQLRLIKQ from the exons ATGCCTTCCCTTCAGCTGTTGAAACTAACTCAGCATGGCCAGAGTTTTCTGGCTTCGAGGAG GAAAGCTATACTACTTGCATCTGGTATCTTAATTGCTGGTGGAACAGCTGCATATATGCAATCAAGGTTTAGAGTTAATAAACGTGGTTTGTTTGGCCATTGCAATGagcacaacaacaacaaagaagTAACAAAGGAAGAGGTTATAAATGACTCAACTGCACCaaaaaataaacaaaagaaaGGAGGCTTGAAGTCACTTCAAGTCCTTACTGCAATTCTTCTATCCGAGATGGGTCAGTTAGGTGTGAAGAATCTTTTAGCTTTAGTTGCCACAGTG GTGCTGCGGACTGCTTTGAGCAACAGGCTAGCTAAAGTGCAAGGCTTCCTATTTCGTGCTGCTTTTCTTCGGCGTGCACCATTGTTTTTTCGATTAATTTCAGAAAATATTATTCTGTGCTTCCTCTTGTCAACCATTCATTCTACATCAAAGTATATAACAGGGACTTTGGGTCTTCATTTCAGAAAATTACTGACAAAGCTTATTCATTCCCATTATTTTGAG AACATGGTATATTACAAAATATCACACGTCGATGGTCGGATAGCAAACCCAGAGCAAAGAATTGCTAGTGATGTGCCAAAGTTCTGTTCAGAGTTGAGTGAAATTGTCCAAGATGATCTAACAGCAGTGGCTGATGGACTTCTATATACTTGGCGTCTTTGTTCGTATGCTAGCCCAAAATATGTCTTCTGGATATTG GCCTATGTACTTGGAGCCGGGGCTGCAATCAGAAACTTCTCTCCTTCGTTTGGGAAACTTATGTCCACAGAACAGCAACTGGAGGGAGAGTACCGACAGCTCCACTCACGATTAAGGACTCACTCAGAAAGTATAGCATTTTATGGTGGAGAGAAGAGAGAAGAAGCTCATATTCAACAAAAATTTAAGACTTTGGTTGGGCACATGAGTAGAGTGCTACATGACCATTGGTGGTTTGGCATGATTCAGGACTTTTTGTTGAAATACCTTGGTGCAACTTTTGCTGTTATTTTGATTATTGAACCTTTCTTTTCTGGTCATCTAAGACCCGACAGTTCAACTTTAGGGCGTGCAGAGATGTTAAGTAATCTAAGATATCACACTAGTGTCATAGTTTCCTTATTTCAGTCTCTAGGAACTCTTTCTATCAGTGCAAGACGGCTCAATCGTCTTAG CGGGTATGCTGATCGCATTTGTGAGTTACTGGCTATATCAAGGGAGCTAAGCTTGGTAGATGATAAATCATCCCTGCAAAGAAAAGGAAGTAAAAATTGCATAAGCGAAGCTAACTACATTGAGTTTTCTAATGTCAAG GTTGTGACCCCTACTGGTAATGTCTTGGTGGATGATTTGACTCTCAAGGTTGAACCAGGATCTAATCTTTTGATTACAG GTCCAAATGGAAGTGGTAAGAGTTCGCTTTTCCGGGTTTTAGGCGGTCTTTGGCCTTTGATATCTGGACATATTGTGAAACCTGGCATTGGCTCTGATCTTAATAAAGAGATTTTTTATGTACCTCAAAGACCTTACACTGCTGTGGGAACACTTCGTGATCAGTTGATTTATCCTCTTACTGCCAATCAAGAGGTTGAACCACTCACAGATTATGGGATGGTGGAGCTTTTGAAAAAT GTTGACCTTGAATACCTGTTGGACCGTTACCCGTCTGAAAAAGAGGTAAATTGGGGCGATGAACTTTCGTTGGGTGAGCAACAGAGGTTGGGCATGGCCAGACTTTTCTACCACAAACCTAAATTTGCTATTCTTGATGAGTGCACAAGTGCTGTCACTACTGACATGGAAGAGCGGTTTTGTGCTAAAGTTCGGGCCATGGGAACATCATGCATTACCATATCACATCGTCCAGCGTTGGTTGCATTTCATGATGTGGTGTTATCCTTAGATGGTGAAGGAGGATGGAGTGTTAATTATAGAAG GGAGGACTCTTCTTCCGAAATGGGGATTGATACAATGAAGACATCAGAAACAAATCGGAAGAATGATGCAAAAGCAGTTCAACGAGCATTTGCCATGAGTAAAACG GACTCTACATTCTCAAGTTCAAAGGCAGAGTCATATATTTCAGATGTTATATGTTCATCCCCATCTACAAATCATACAATTTTGCCATATACTGTTCCACAACTTCATGGTAATACCAGGATATTTCCATTGAGAGTAGCTGCCATGTGCAAAGTATTG GTACCTACTGTATTTGATAAACAAGGTGCACAATTGCTTGCTGTTGCTCTTCTTGTTGTTTCAAGAACATGGGTCTCAGATCGTATTGCATCTCTTAATG GTACCACTGTGAAGTTTGTTTTGGAGCAGGATAAAGTTGCCTTTATTCGGTTAATTGGTCTAAGTGTACTTCAAAGTGCTGCATCTTCTTTCATTGCACCTTCTATTAG GCATTTGACAGCAAGGCTGGCCCTTGGGTGGCGAATACGTTTGACACAACATCTACTACAGAACTATTTGAGAAGCAATGTGTTCTACAAG GTCTTCCACATGGCAAGCAAAAGTGTTGACGCAGATCAAAGGATAACTCAAGACTTGGAGAAGTTAACCACAGACTTGTCTGGACTGGTAACTGGACTTGTAAAACCATCCGTAGATATTTTGTG GTTCACATGGAGAATGAAGATGTTAACTGGTCAAAGGGGAGTTGCCATACTCTATGTTTACATGTTACTTGGCCTTGGATTTTTAAGAACTGTTACTCCTGATTTTGGTGATTTGATAAGCCAAGAACAACAATTTGAAGGAATCTTTAG GTTCATGCATGAGAGACTCTGTACTCATGCTGAATCCGTTGCTTTCTTTGGAGGCGGTGCTCGAGAAAAATCT ATGGTTGAATCGAGATTCAAGGACCTTCTGGCACACTCCCAGTACCTGCTGAAAAAGAAATGGCTGTTTGGTATACTAGATGATTTCATCACAAAGCAACTACCTCATAATGTGACCTGGTTGCTGAGCTTGTTCTACGCTATGGAACACAAAGGAGACCGTGCATCGATAAGTACTCAGG GTGAGCTGGCACATGCATTGAGGTTCTTAGCATCAGTCGTTTCTCAAAGCTTTTTAGCTTTTGGGGACATTCTTGAATTGAATAGGAAGCTTGTAGAACTTTCTGGTGGTGTTAATAGGATTTTTGAGCTTGAAGAGCTTCTGGATGCAGCACATTCTG GGGAACTCATTAATGGCGGTGCTATATCTTCAGTGAGGGATTATCATTCTAAAGATGTTATTTCTTTTTCTAATGTTAATATTATTACCCCTTCTGAGAAGATGTTGGCCAGAGAGTTGACATGTGATGTTGAGCTTGGAGGAAGCCTGCTTGTTACTG GTCCAAATGGAAGTGGAAAAAGTTCCATTTTCAGAGTTCTTCGAGGACTTTGGCCAATTGCAAGTGGAAGACTCTCTAGACCATCGGAAGGTGTGGATCAAGATGCTGCATCAGGTTGTGGCATCTTCTATGTTCCTCAACGGCCGTACACATGCCTGGGAACACTGAGGGATCAAATTATATACCCTCTATCCCGGGATGAAGCAGAGTTTAGAGCATTGAAGATGTATGGAAAAG GTGAAAAACATCCTGATACTGTAAAGTTGTTGGACAAGCACTTGGAAGTTATCCTAGAGGATGTTCGGTTGAATTATCTTTTAGAGAGGGACACAAATGGCTGGGATGCAAATTTAAATTGGGAAGACACACTCTCTCTTGGAGAACAACAGAGATTAGGCATG GCACGCTTGTTCTTCCATAAGCCTAAATTTGGTATCTTGGACGAGTGTACCAA TGCAACAAGTGTTGACGTTGAAGAACACCTATATGGGCTAGCCAAGAAAATGGATATCACAGTTATTACCTCCTCACAA CGTCCTGCTTTAATACCATTTCATTCCATGGAGTTGCGGCTGATTGATGGCGAGGGTAATTGGCAACTCCGTTTGATCAAGCAATGA